A segment of the Leptotrichia massiliensis genome:
GATTATCTTGTTTATATGTACAAAGATATTTTGAATGAAGTGAAATTAAGTAAGGAGATAAGACAAAAAATACTTCTTGTAGCACAGCAGAAGGTATTATTTAACAATAAGAAATATGATTTTTTCCAAGCGGTAGACTATTATTTGGATAGTATACGAAATTATTTTGTAAAAGATGAAGAAGTGATAATTCCGACATTGAGCGTGATGGACTATGAGTATTGAGTATTTTGGTCTGCTTATGTATGATTTTCCTATGCAGACAGATGTTGAGATATTTGAATATAGGACTTTTAGAAAAAAATTGATAGAAAAAGGATATTATCAGCTTCAAAAATCGGTATATATAATGAGGTCGAAAACAAAAGAAAAAATCGAACTGACAGAAAAACAGTTATCAATGCTCGCTCCAGAAAATTCCTCAATTCGTTCCATTATACTGACAGAAGAGCAGTTTCAAAAAATGAAGGTGCTCGCAGGAGAAGTGACAATGGGAGAAAAAATTTCACAAAATAAAATATTAGAATTTTGAAAAATCATAAAATATGGTATAATATAAATGGTAGTTTATATCATTTATTAAGGAGTAATATCAAGATGAAAATATGGAAAACACAGATAAATAGCAAAAATAATAATCAAAATATCCTATCACTAAAAACAAATGATGGGATATAGACCACCCCAATATCGAAGGGGACTAAAACTAAATTGTAAATCTGTCATACCTTCCATTTTTTGATATAGACCACCCCAATATCGAAGGGGACTAAAACTCGGTTTAAAACCGAGATATCAGATCATAAAGATATAGACCACCCCAATATCGAAGGGGACTAAAACTATATAGATAAAGATATAGATGTGGTAAATTGATATAGACCACCCCAATATCGAAGGGGACTAAAACTTTTCTAATATCGAGGACGATCCAGATTTGTGATATAGACCACCCCAATATCGAAGGGGACTAAAACATATTGTCTGAAGTTCCAGTCAAACAAAATGATATAGACCACCCCAATATCGAAGGGGACTAAAACTTTAAAATGAATTTTAAAAATTCCACTTTTATGATATAGACCACCCCAATATCGAAGGGGACTAAAACTAAAGCTATTTATGAGAAAAATAGAATATTTTCTAAGAATAAAAATGGTACATTTGGTAAATGGATTGAAAAGATGGAAATTCATAAGGACAATACAAACGTAGTAATTTGTAAATATTCCTTATATTTAGAATATGAAAATAAGGATATTGAAAAAATGTCTGATGTAGAAAAAAGAAAGGTTTATTTACTTAGAGAATGAACAAAAAAGTTACATCTTGTTGAAAAGACAAAAAAAGAAATTGTTACGATAAAAGAAGAGCTTGAGTCTTTAAAATAAATAATTTATGAAGGAGGTTTTTATTATGAATTTTATTTCATCTATATTTTCAACATATTTTTCTATTATGGATTTTTCCATAATAACAAAGATAATAATACTAGTTTTTATTATCTTATATGTACGTTCAATCATTAAAATTCTTAAATTTAAGTTTATTGAAATTGTATATGCTTTTATAGGAGGTATAGTTGGATTATTATCAGTATTAATTGTAGGTTCAATATACAAAGTTATATATAACATATTAATGTTTATTGCATATGGTGCTAACTTTCATTCCTGGTATAGTATACCTTTTACTGAAATAGGTTGTGTGATTTTGACTATGACATTTCTTATGGTTAGCTATCTGGTTCTCGATATGTCAAATGATGAACCTACAGAAATTTCTCGAAATAGGTCATATAATTCTGACATATCATCGGGTCAAGGATTATATGCTGAATATTCTAGTTATTTTTTTCAAGCGATAACTTATGATGAGTTTCTAGAACGTCGTGAATATCAATCATTTGATGAAATTACAAGAGTTGACAATCTGCTGAGCCTTAATAATGAGGCTGAATTATATAAAGACGACGAGCGAGAGAGGGAACTAAAAGAGAAACTCGAAAGTTCATACACTAGTAATATTGAATGGGATTATCATACAGGCGAATACGTGGAGAAATAACATTTTAATTGTTAAACAAAATATATTTACAGATATTTCCTTATTTCTGACTTGCTCCAACATTTCAGAATCCTCTTTAGATAAATTAATAACCTTGATAGGTCGTCCTACACTATTGCCCGTTTTTCTTCTAAATTTCCTACCTGATCCATTAACGGGCATATTTCTTATACCGTCATTAATTCTTTCAATAAATATAGTTTTTTCTCGTTCTGCTAAATATATTTAAAAATGGAATAACAACTACATTTACAATTTCATTTTTCTTAATCACCGATTTTATGATTTAAAAGCTACTGATTAATTACAATTATATTAACTTTCATATCTTTAAGTTTTGTATAAAGTTCTGTAACTTCTGTAAAATTTCTTCAAAGTCTGTCAATATCAGTAACAAGATATAGACTACCCCAATATCGAAGGGGACTAAAACTGTAATGTGCATCAATTAAGATAATTATATTGATATAGACCACCCCAATATCGAAGGGGACTAAAACCCCAGTTAAATTGCTCTATGCTTTTTACTTTTGATATAGATCACCCCAATATCGAAAAGTGATATTTAATAAAAATAACTTTTGAGTGAGAATAAAATTTCAATTCTTGCTCATTTTTTATTGTTTTTTGAATATAGTTGCTTGGTTGTTCTGAAATGCAAATTTTTGGAGACGTTTTAAATTTTTAGGTTGAAAAAAAATAAGAATTATACTATAATAAATAATTATGCGATTAGGCTAACTAGAGCCTAATTTTATTTGACAAAAGAGAGAAAGAAGGAATCGAAATGATAGAAATGATTTTGCCTGATGGTAGTAAAAGACAGTTGGAAAATCCGATGACTGTTGTGGAATTTGCAAAAAGTATTGGGAGCAGTCTTGGGAAGGCAACCGTTGGGGCGATAATTGACGGTGTGCAAGTTGATCCATCTCATATTATTGACAAATCTGGAACAATTGAAATAATTACTAATACAAGTGAAAAAGGGATAGAAATTATAAGACATAGTGCGGCACATATTATGGCTCAGGCTGTGCAAAGACTTTTCCCGAATACAAAGGTTACGATAGGGCCTGTTATTGAAAATGGATTTTTTTATGATTTTGACCCTGAAAAACCGTTTACTGAAGAAGATTTAGCAAAAATTGAAGAGGAAATGGCAAAAATTGTAAAAGAGAATTATGAATTTAAAAGAAGTGAAATGACTGCCGAAGAAGCAAAAAAATTCTTTGCTGAAAAAGGTGAAACTTATAAAGTTGAGATAATTGAAGACTTGGGTGCAGATAAAGTTAGCATTTATCAGCAAGGTGAATTTATAGACTTATGCCGTGGAACACACATTCCATCGACTAGCTACCTAAAAGCATTTAAGCTAATGTCAACAGCAGGAGCTTACTGGCGTGGAGATTCAAACAATAAAATGCTTCAAAGAATTTACGGAGTGGCTTTTGCGACAAAAAAAGAGCTGGATGACTATTTGACAATGATGGAAGAGGCTGAAAAGAGAGATCACAGAAAATTAGGAAAACAGCTTGACTTGTTCTTTGTAGATGAGCATGGACCTGGATTCCCTTTCTTTATGCCAAAAGGTGTGGAATTATTTAATAAATTGCAAGAAATCTGGAGAGTTGAGCATAAAAAAAGAGGTTATCAGGAAATAAAAACTCCAATTATGCTAGATAAGGAATTGTGGGAAATTTCTGGACACTGGTTCAATTACCGTGAAAATATGTATACATCAACAATTGATGAAAAAGAATATGCAATAAAGCCTATGAACTGTCCGGGTTCAATAATTGCCTACAAGAATAACTTGCATTCATACAAGGATTTGCCATTGAAATATGGAGAAATGGGGCTTGTTCACAGACACGAATTTAGTGGAGCTTTACACGGACTTATGAGAGTTAGAGCATTTACACAGGATGATGCCCACGTTTTCTGTACTAAAGAGCAAATTGAGGAACAAATTATCGAAATTATTGATTTATATGATAAATTTTACACTGTATTCGGATTTGAATACCACATTGAATTGTCAACAAAACCTGAAAAAGCAATAGGTTCAGACGAAATATGGGAAATGGCTGAAGCAAACTTGAAATCAGCTTTGGAACATAAAGGAATTAATTACAAGTTAAATCCTGGAGATGGAGCATTCTACGGACCAAAAATCGACTTTAAGATGAAAGATTCAATCGGAAGAATCTGGCAATGTGGAACAATCCAGTTAGACTTTAACCTTCCAGCAAGATTTGAAATGAGCTATATAGGTGCAGATGGTGAAAAACACGAGCCAGTAATGATTCACAGGGCAATGTACGGAAGTTTGGAAAGATTTATTGGAATCTTGATTGAACATTACGCAGGAGCGTTCCCAACTTGGCTAGCGCCAGTACAAGCAAGAATCCTGACAATTTCTGACGAACAGGTGCCTTTCGCAAAAGAATTGTTTACAAAACTTCAAGATGCAGGAATCAGAGTAGAGCTTGACACAAGAGTAGAAAAAATTGGATACAAAATCAGAGAAGCAAACGGAGACCAAAAAATACCAGTTCAACTAATAATTGGTAAAAATGAAGTTGCAAACAACGAAGTAAATGTAAGAAGATTTGGTTCACAAGACAGTAAAAACGTATCAGTTGATGAAATTATCCAAACTTTAAAACAGGAATCTTTTGTTCCGTTTTCAAAATAAAAAATAAGATTAAGTAATTTAACTGATAAATAAAAGTCTTTTTTAAAAAATAGCAGTTATAATATTATGGTGGCTTGGGTATAAAATTTTAAGTTAAAATTCTATAAAAATTAATAGTAAATTATTCAAGTTACTAAAATAAATTATTTTTAAAAATAAAAAAGACTAAACTAATGAGGTGATTTTTATGAGAAATGATTATGATGAATTGGAAACTTACAATCATAATAACGATGATTACAGCGAATATAACGGACAAATGGCAATGACTTACGATGATTTGAATAAACTTGTAAGTTCAAAAGTACGTGGAAGTATGATGTGGATGGTGCTAGGACTCCTTCTGACAGGAGCGTCAGGATTTTTTGTTTACCGTGGACTGGCAGCAGGAAGTCCAATTGCTTATGGAATTTTGAATATGTATTGGGTATTTGCTATTATAGAAGTAGCTATGGTATTTGGCTTTACAGCATTAATTTATAGAGCTAACTCAAGTACATTAAGAATAATGTTCCTTACATACTCAATATTAAATGGGCTGACACTTTCAGTTATTGGTCTTATATATGCTCCAGAAATTATATTTTCAGCATTTTTAGGAACATTATCAATATTCGTAGTTTTAGCAATTTATGGATATTTCACTAAAGAAAATTTAACAAGATTGACACCAATATTATTTGCTGGATTAATAGCATTAATTTTAGTTAGTATTATAAATATTTTCTTACAAAGTAGTGGATTGGATATATTTATATCTGTAATAGGTGTAATTATTTTTACAATTTTTATTGCGGTTGACGTAAATAGAATAAAAAATAATATTATTGGATACGCAGTTCACGAAGATTCTGATATTTTGAATAAAATTGAAATCGTCGGTGCGTTAAACTTATACTTAGACTTTATAAACTTATTCCTATACATCTTAAGACTTTTAGGAAGAAGAAGATAAACTTGTAATTTAATAAAAATATAAAGGGTTATTTTGGGATTATTGACATTAAAACTGTTTACACAATCCTGAAATAACTCTTATTCTATTTATTAAAGGGGAAAATTTTGAAAAAAAACAAAAAAGTTGACAATAAAACATCAAAAGAAATACAAATTTTTATAACCGAAGAAATTTTAGCAAGCAGAATATGGGTATTTTCAGGAATAACAATTTCAATTTTATTGTGTATGCTATTAAAAAGCTACATGATTTTTGAACTGGATAATATAATTTACGCTATAAGAAAATTAGAACTGCCAGATGTAAAAGGAATATTTCTTATACTCTTATTTGTATTAGAAATTCTGTTTTTATTTACCTTACCAATAACACTATTAAATAAACAAAAAAAGAATATAAAGTCTGCTTTAACAGTCCTATCACTAATAATGGGGCTAATCCTAGCAATTTTTTACAGTAAACTTTTATTTTTTTTCACACACAAAACTGTTGTCGCTGGAATAATGATTTTATTAGCACTTATATTGGCAGTTTTATTAATAAAAAAAGACATAAAAGATATGCAAACTAGGATATTAAAAAAAGTAGAAGAAAACGATACTGAAATTTTGGAAAAAATAAGATTCTTTTCAGCAGTTGTACTGTATTCTGATATTGCAAAAGTTTTGACTTTGTATCTTTTACTGATGTTAATAATAAAATAATTATTTATGAATAGATATTTTTCTATGTTTTATATTTTTTCTTTTCTACACGTAAAGGAGGTCAGTCACTATCCCTTTATTTCATAAATGAATTTTATAATAAATTATCAAGTAAAATTTCATTAAAGAAAAAATAACTGTTTGAAATTTTGGACTAGATTTTTAAATTAAGTAAAATTGTCTATACTAAATCCTGTTTTAGATAAAGAATTTATTACAAACTTTTCTAACAAAATATGAAAACCTAGTATTTGTGAATAATTACAATATAGTTAATAAACCAATGGAGCTTTTATTTGTTCAACTACGACTGTCTAACGACTTTTTGGAATTGTGCAAATAAAAGTCAGAGTCTAGCCATAAGTATTACATAGTAATCTTGCCACAATTTTAATTATCAAGATAAACCTTTACTGCAAGATGAGGATTTGTCAAAATTAGCAATCCTGCAAAATAAATAAAATAAAATGATTATTATTAAAAAATAAATAAAAAATTTAGAAAGGAAAGATAGTAATGAAAAGAAAAATAGAATGTGTTGAAGAATTTCACAGAATTTATAAACTTGGAAATTCTGATAAACCAATTGGAAAATTGGAAAATGGACTGGAAAAATTGAGATTTGACTTAATGAAGGAAGAAAACGATGAATATTTGGAAGCGGCTAAAAGAGGGGATGTTGTGGAAGTTGCAGACGCTCTTGGGGATATGCTCTATATCCTTTGTGGAACGATAATTGAGCATGGGATGCAAGACGTTATTGAAGAAGTGTTTGAAGAAATACATCGAAGTAACCTTAGCAAGCTAGATGAAAATGGAAAGCCAATTTACCGTGAAGACGGGAAAGTGATAAAAGGACCAAATTATTTCCCTCCAAACTTAAAACAATTTTTTGAAAAATAAAATTTATAATACTTAATTTAATAACTATATAAATTTAAAATTTAAGAAAATTGAGCATAATTTTTGAGTTTAGTTTTAAAGTTTTTTTTCTGAAATGAAAAAATACTGATAATAACTTGTAAAAATTTGCAAAATATGATAAAATAGGTTCCGATATGTAAAAATAATTTTAACTGAATAACGATTTTTTCTAAAATAGTTAAGTTAATATATTATAATAAAAAACAGTAAATAACTGTTTTAAAAAATAAAGATGAAAGGAGAACTACTAAAATATTTAGTAGAGGTGAATAAAATGCAAAGATGCGAAGTTTTTGGAAAAACAGTAAGCCACGGAAATAGAGTAAGTCACTCTCACAGAGCTACAAAAAGAATTTGGAGACCTAATTTGCAAACAATGCTTTTAACTATTAACAATGAAGAAGTTAGAGTAAGAGTTTGTACAAAAGCAATGAAAACATTAAAAGGGAAAAATGCTGATCAAGTTAAAAAAATCTTGTTAAAAAACAAAGAAACATTAAGCCCTAAAATTTTAAAAGTATTAGCAAAGTAAGTTTTTTATAACTTACTTTTTTGTGTACCCGTAGCTCAACTGGATAGAGCGTCTGACTTCGGATCAGAAGGCTTGGGGTTCGATTCCTCACGGGTACGCCATTTTATGTGAAGAATTATTTAACAGAATAAACAGATATAAGGACTTTAACGTCCCTATCTAAATATTTTTTTGAACAGTTTTAACCTTTAAAATAGGGCTAAAGCTGTTTTTAATTAAAAAGTTTTTACAAATTTAAAGCGTGTATTGAAAAAAGTAATAATATTTCTATTATAGCAGTTCTAGTTTAAAATAAGAGTGGAAAGTTAGGTTGTATCTAGCTAATCCATTGTTTTTTATATATCATAAATTGCAATATTAATTGTAACATTTTACCAAATTTTAAATAGATTTACGATAATAACGAAAAACAGATATGTGAAGGTGAAAAGATGGAATTAAAAAAAGAGAATTTAGTTTTTAGATTTGCAACTGAAGACGATGCA
Coding sequences within it:
- the cas2 gene encoding CRISPR-associated endonuclease Cas2, with amino-acid sequence MSIEYFGLLMYDFPMQTDVEIFEYRTFRKKLIEKGYYQLQKSVYIMRSKTKEKIELTEKQLSMLAPENSSIRSIILTEEQFQKMKVLAGEVTMGEKISQNKILEF
- the thrS gene encoding threonine--tRNA ligase — encoded protein: MIEMILPDGSKRQLENPMTVVEFAKSIGSSLGKATVGAIIDGVQVDPSHIIDKSGTIEIITNTSEKGIEIIRHSAAHIMAQAVQRLFPNTKVTIGPVIENGFFYDFDPEKPFTEEDLAKIEEEMAKIVKENYEFKRSEMTAEEAKKFFAEKGETYKVEIIEDLGADKVSIYQQGEFIDLCRGTHIPSTSYLKAFKLMSTAGAYWRGDSNNKMLQRIYGVAFATKKELDDYLTMMEEAEKRDHRKLGKQLDLFFVDEHGPGFPFFMPKGVELFNKLQEIWRVEHKKRGYQEIKTPIMLDKELWEISGHWFNYRENMYTSTIDEKEYAIKPMNCPGSIIAYKNNLHSYKDLPLKYGEMGLVHRHEFSGALHGLMRVRAFTQDDAHVFCTKEQIEEQIIEIIDLYDKFYTVFGFEYHIELSTKPEKAIGSDEIWEMAEANLKSALEHKGINYKLNPGDGAFYGPKIDFKMKDSIGRIWQCGTIQLDFNLPARFEMSYIGADGEKHEPVMIHRAMYGSLERFIGILIEHYAGAFPTWLAPVQARILTISDEQVPFAKELFTKLQDAGIRVELDTRVEKIGYKIREANGDQKIPVQLIIGKNEVANNEVNVRRFGSQDSKNVSVDEIIQTLKQESFVPFSK
- a CDS encoding Bax inhibitor-1/YccA family protein — protein: MRNDYDELETYNHNNDDYSEYNGQMAMTYDDLNKLVSSKVRGSMMWMVLGLLLTGASGFFVYRGLAAGSPIAYGILNMYWVFAIIEVAMVFGFTALIYRANSSTLRIMFLTYSILNGLTLSVIGLIYAPEIIFSAFLGTLSIFVVLAIYGYFTKENLTRLTPILFAGLIALILVSIINIFLQSSGLDIFISVIGVIIFTIFIAVDVNRIKNNIIGYAVHEDSDILNKIEIVGALNLYLDFINLFLYILRLLGRRR
- a CDS encoding pyrophosphohydrolase domain-containing protein encodes the protein MKRKIECVEEFHRIYKLGNSDKPIGKLENGLEKLRFDLMKEENDEYLEAAKRGDVVEVADALGDMLYILCGTIIEHGMQDVIEEVFEEIHRSNLSKLDENGKPIYREDGKVIKGPNYFPPNLKQFFEK
- the rpmB gene encoding 50S ribosomal protein L28 yields the protein MQRCEVFGKTVSHGNRVSHSHRATKRIWRPNLQTMLLTINNEEVRVRVCTKAMKTLKGKNADQVKKILLKNKETLSPKILKVLAK